The following nucleotide sequence is from Aspergillus nidulans FGSC A4 chromosome I.
CTGACTGGCCAGTCTTAGACCATTCTTTATTCCTAGATACATTCCACATCGAGTCGGTAATTGACTCTCTCCAAATCAAGACGAGATATTCTCGAATCGAGAAAAGACCTCCTCTTGCGCCCTCTGATACTCTTTCATGATGGTCTCGCGCCGTCTCTCCGATCGGGGCATAATCCGACATGGAAAATCATTTGCGCAGACCAAAAACCCTTCACTATATCCGGTCGTTGGATGCAAGTCCGGCTCGATCAGTTTCCCACTCTCATCCACTCCGGGCTCGATAGAGAAGGCCCAAATGAGTTTCGAAATGGCCAGAAACAGGTTCCGCTCGGCAACATGGATGCCCGGGCAGATGCGGCGTCCGGTGCCGTAACCATAGTGGTCGCGCGCAGTGTAATCAGAAGCATTAGCTAATTCAGGCGCAAGGGCCGTCTGACCCTTGTAGTGGTCTGGATCGAAGACTGAAGGATTGCCGAACCGGGCTTCGTTGTGGTGCATGCCCCAGCCACTGATGATGACCGTGCTGCCTTTGGGTATGAAATGGCCGTCAACCCAGTCATCTGTTTTACAATCTCAGCATCACGATCGACAACGAAGTTGAAGGGTGTGGGAGAAGTGGAGGACCAaccttcagcagctgcatgcGGGAACGCCAACGGGACAGCAGGTCTCCATCTCATGGCCTCCTTGACTGTAGCCGCAACATAGGGCAGCGAGCCATAGTCTGACCAGACTGGCGTTCTGTCTTCGCCTACGACACTATCTATCTCAGCCtgcgccttcttcagaaCCTGAGGCCACTTTGTCATGGCGTGAATGAACGCCAGAATGATCGAACTCGACGTGTCAGAGCCACCCTCCATGAGGACACCGCCGAGGAAATAGAGCTGATGGCGCGTGAGGCCGAGCTTCTCATTCTGGTCAAGCACCGTATCCATGAACGAGCCCGTGCTGCCAACCTTTTTGCGCCGCGAGTCCACAAGGTCCAGGTACTGCCCGTAAAGCTGGCACATTTCATCCCGGACCCCCTTTGCGCGCGAGAGCCAGTTGCCAAAGACTTTCTGGGGGATGTAGTGGAGAAAGGAGTAAATGTCGACAGGGGGCGTGTTGCCTGGTTCCATTACCTTGGACCATCGCTCCTGGAAGGAAGATGGGCGCATGGTCAGTCTGCATCCCTTGAATGCAAGTAGAGGATAGGAGAAAGGATACGAACCATCATCTCATACAACTGCGTCATATGGGCCGTGTGAACCGAAGGCGTTCGAACCCCGTACACTTTTCGCCGGTCAGCCTATCTAGCCCTAGCTCGATCCAGCTGGACCAACGCGAGACCTACCCAGACTCATGATAATACTGTTACTGTACCTCTTCGGATGCAACATATGCTGATCCGGCCTCACACAAAAGTCCCTCAGCATCTGGACCGCTTCCGCATTCTGAACGTGTATATGACTCTTCTCCACCGCTGTCTCCATAAAGTGCTGGTGAACCAGCTTCCGCATCGTACGCCAGAGCGGGCCGTACTGCATCACAAGCAGATGCGAGCCACCTGTGATGGTATGCGCAACAAACGAATCAGGCCGGTTGCTGTATTTGGAGCTCTTGCGGTCAATGACCTCCTTGACGAGACGGGGGTCGGTGATGACGATCGCTGTTCCGGTGCCGAGTTTGAGCGAGTACAGGCCGCCGTACTGGGAGGCCCATTCTGTGAATCTGCGGTTGTAAGCGGCAAAACAGATAGAATGACACAAAACGAGATCAGCTCATAGGATGATTTGAGAGGCGTACTTTAGGTAAGATCCTTTTACCGGGATTTGGTGAAGGTTTCCCAAGATTGGTAGGGTGGGAGGTCCTGGTAGAATGGAGATTCAGTCAGCGTCATGCCAGCTAAACCTGAAAACAGTACCAGGGGCAAAGGAGTACACACCAGAAGGGAGACCTTTCTCTCTCCGGCCTTTGGTAAGAAACACATATAGGAAGCCTACAAAAGCAGCAGCGAGGAGCAAAGGTAGTGAGTTCATATTCTGCTAAGTCAAGGATGAGTGTGCAGATGGAGTAAAATCaacggagaagctggacaccCTCTGGAATAGCGAATATAAGTATCCACTTACACAGTCTGGGGCAGCCAGCTCTCCGCATACTCCATACCCCAGCCGGGGTGTCCTGGAGCAACTTCGGGGTAACTCTCTCCGCATAGCTGATCTGCAATCTGTTCCTCCGAACCTAGGTCTAATAGTCCGCTCAGCCTTTTTCCGGACAAACTTTCTAATCGGGTCTACAAAGTTGTCTAGCTAACTTTGGGCAATGTTTTTGCTCGTGGCAAGAGGGGGTGTCTTGTTCGCGGAGATGCTAATGTACCCCAGCTGTGCCTGATATGCTGGCAATAAACATTACatgaagaaaatgaaaaatgGCCATTTAGACATTCAAAGTTTCCTATTAAACTATAGCTATTATCAACACTTCGTTATCCCACACTGTCTGTTTCTTAGGCTTTGACTGAGGGTTTGCCACGGACAAAACCATATCAAGGTGTTTCACGCTAGAAAACCCTCTGGCAGATCAGGACCTAGAAACATGAATTAGCACCAGGACCAGTATCTCGTACGGACAtggaagaataagaaggACCCACCCCAAACATGCAGGTTATCCGGCGAAGCAAGTGAGCGATGGGTAGGGTACGTCTCATCCACCAGATCCCCATCCACATAATGCTCCAGAATAAACCGAGACGGATCAAACCTGGCACAAGAACGTCAGTCAGTCACCTCATACCTCTAACTCCTAAAATTCCTTGCTACGGCAAGCGGGGAAAGGTGTACTAACCAGTAATCAAAAATCTGACTCCCCATGATATGCCTCCCCACCCCCCAACAATTCGTGTATCCCTTCTCCCTTAACCAATGGTGGCCCAGCAACTGCGTATCAAAATCATGTGTTTCAAAAGACGAGTGATGCACATGCCACTTGGGCCCTTcgaaaatgaagaagcagtGGTGGTCTACGAGCTCGCGGCCACGGTCCAGGTGCAGGAACGCGGTCACGTCTTTGCCGGCTTCGTCGTGGATGAGCTATTTTTTTACATGCATCTCGTCAGTTTGCACATATGCATGCATTCCTCACACCCCGTGAGTGATTACAAGCACATTTCCGGATGCACTACTTACGTCGCTAgccttgaagttgaaccgaGTAGTATAAAACTCGTAGGCGCGTGCAAAATCCGTCACGCACATGCCAAAATGCCCGAGTTTGTGGACGGGAGCGGGGCCTGATCGCAGGTTAGTTTGTATACAGTAATTGATGCCAGGTGATGCCAGGGAGGACATACCCGGTTTGAACCTCTGACTGCTATTTCCTGGCCGATGCTTTTCTGTAGGCTTCAACAAGTCAGTCCCACCTCGTTCGACACGACGTAGTGATGAAAAACGGAAGATAAGAGAGGTAGGAGATCGAGGACACGTACAAAATTATACTGCAACACTGGCAAGCCGTCTTCCCCCTGTttctccccctcctcttctcgCCCTCGCTGGCCCCAGACCAGATGAAACGGAAATCCATCGACCGGGTCGTGGAATGTGAGAGACAGTCCGCCTCCAGGAACACCTTCTGCCTCCAAATCAACAATCCCCGCCGGCCCAGGAAGTGTCTCAGCCGCATAGTCAAAGTCTTCTCGTGATTCGACCACAAACGCGGCACCGCCAAAGGCGTCCTCGGGCCCTTCGCGCGCGCAGTAGACAAAGGGCTGCTGGGTGGTTGTGCCGCGGTAGTAGATTGTTCTCTGGCCGGTGCTCGGCGAAACAGTCTGGGTCAGCTCCTGGAAGCCGAAATCTATGAGAAACCGGGACGCTGCTGCGAGGTCCACGTGGGTGTAGCAGACGTGCGCGAGGCGAACGAGACGGATTGGCTTGGTTGCTGGCGTCATTTTGTTGTGTGGACTGGTCTGGCCTGTCTTATTATCTGATATTGTTCATGGGTTACTTAGCTAGCTGCCGGTGCCACTGCAATGAAATGCGTTGGCTTTTAAAGTCATCCAAAATATCAAGGAAATGCGGACTTCCTTATCTGTTGTCTTCCGCTTATTCGTTCCCCAGGCCGTTTAGGGATGCCTACAGCTCGGACGATCCAGTCGGGGGGTCTTCGGTCAGATTAATGCAGATCGTCCGAGTGGGCCCATTCATGCGATTGCGGagtagagaagagaagccgaGCTAGATGAGAGAGCCTCGGGCTAAGACGATTTGTGGATAAAGACGTGCGTTGCTCCAAAGTCCCTTGCGCAGCTTTTCGACTGACTGTATTCTCAAACAGTCAAAGACCTGCATATGCAGCCCACGATGGCCCCCTCATTTCTTACAAATTCGGGTGCATCTGAAGCCCTCACAAATGCCAATACCATGTCGGGTGCCAGTGTAGATGAAATTGTCGAGACGGAATTCCTGATTGCCGGTGCAGgtccagcaggagctgctTTGGCCTGTTTTCTCACTTCATACGGTAGACGGAcctcatctttttttttttattgATTCTTACAATATCTTGAAATCAAGCACTAACTATAGAATAGGACTCAAAGGCATCATGGTCAGTGCGGCGCCTGGCACGGCCAACACGCCGCGAGCACACATCACCAACATGGCTGCTCTTGGTATGTTGCGCTCTGTTGCGCTCTGTTGCGTCCTGTTCTGCTTGTCTGTTCGCTCTGATACCCGCGCGAATGCTAACCTACTGAGTTTAGAGTGTCTTCGTGATATAGGCCTTGACCGTGAGATGCTGAAGGTCGCTTGCGATGGAGAACAACATATGGTCCACACGCGATGGTGTCACAGCATGGCGGGCGAAGAGTACGCGCGGATCTACTCGTGGGGAAACGACCCGAGAAGAAAGGTAAGTTTGGTATCTGATTTCCCATGTGCATTCACAAGAGAAGAAAAGTAACATGGACCAGGGAGACTATGAAAGAGCCAGTCCATGCTCCCCCGTCGATCTGCCCCagacgctgctggagccAATCCTCGTCCGTCACGCAACATGGCACGGATTCACCACCAGATTCGACACCACGCTGCTGTCCTTTGTGCGCGACGAGAAACAGCGCATCACTGCAACAGTCCGCGACAATCTCTCGCGCAGAGAGTACCAGATTCGGACGAGATACCTGTTTGGTGCTGACGGAGCGCGAAGTCAGATTGTGAAGCAACTGGACCTACCGCTGGCCGTCAAACCAGGCCAGGGACTTGCGATCAACGTGCTAGTAAGAGCAGATCTCTCCCACCTAGTCGCTCACCGAAAGGGGAATCTGCACTGGGTCATGCAGCCGGATCGCGACCATCCCAGCTTCGGCTGGATGGCCATCATCCGCATGGTCAAGCCATGGGACGAGTGGatgttcatcctcttcccgaCCCGAGACTATGATCCTGCGAGTGCGAACCCGTCCAAGGAGGAGTACCTGCAGCGAGTTAGGCAGCTGATCGGGGACGAGACACCGGCCGAGATCCTGAACATCTCGAAGTGGTATATCAACGAGATTGTGGCGGAGACATACTCGGACGGCAACAACGTCTTTTGCCTGGGCGACGCAGTGCATCGGCATCCGCCGTTGAACGGCCTTGGATCCAACACTTGTATCCAAGATGCCTTCAATCTCGCCTGGAAGGTTGCATACGTCCACCGCGGCATTGCAGGAGCCCAATTGCTGTCGACATACTCCGCCGAGCGGCAGCCCGTCGGCCACGGGATCGTGACGCGCGCCAACCAGGCGTTCAGGGACCATCAGCAGATCTGGGCGGCGCTCGGAATGCTCGGCGCATCGCTCGAGGAGCGACAGCGTGCGCTTCAAGAGCTGGCCGAGCCCACGATCGCTGGGCGCGAGCGGCGTCAAACCCTCCAGAAGGCTGTTGCGCATACTGCACACGAGTTTCACGGCTTAGGCGTCGAGATGAACCAGCGATACGAGGGTCCAGGAATCTACGACGCAGACGAGGCCGATCCCTTTGCACTCCCTGGCCGGGCGGCCGAGGATCCCGTCTTGTACTATGAGCCGAATACCTATCCCGGCTGCCGGCTGCCGCATGTGTGGCTGAACCGGGCCATCCCAGGGCAGCCAGTGTCCACAATCGACCTCGCAGGGCACGGCGCTTTCACACTATTCACCGGTATTGGAGGTGAGCCGTGGAAACAGGCGGCGGAGAGCTTAGGTGGCAAGCTTGGAGTCACCGTGCATGCGCATTCAATAGGGTTCCGGCAAGACTGGGAGGACGTGTACTTTGAATGGGAGCGCCTTCGCGGGGTGGAAGAAAGCGGTGCGGTACTGGTCCGTCCGGATCGATATGTGGCCTGGAGGGCAGACAGTGTGTTGAAGGATGTTGCTGCCTGCGAGGAGAAGTTGTCAGTGGTGCTGAAAGCGATCCTGTGTGTTGATTGACTGGTGAAACACTCGCCGGAATGTTTGTTACATAGACTCTTAGTAGATACCACCAGCATACACCCTGTCAATCAAGGCAAGCCCTGCATATCCAGACGCGTAGTGGCCCACTCAGCCTGAGGTCCCAGTTCCCATAACCGGGTAAAGTCTACAGACGGCATGTTGGTCCCAAAGAGGAACATCGGATCGACAAGTGTGGCCGACGAGAGGAACTGGCTAGGCAACGGCTGGCAATCCATCGACTGTAGCACCATAGAATCGAGCATCGATCCCTCGTTCACCATACCGCCGCCGGGCCCCGTCTCGGACTGCCAGTCAGACA
It contains:
- a CDS encoding cytochrome P450 (transcript_id=CADANIAT00006879); the encoded protein is MNSLPLLLAAAFVGFLYVFLTKGRREKGLPSGPPTLPILGNLHQIPVKGSYLKFTEWASQYGGLYSLKLGTGTAIVITDPRLVKEVIDRKSSKYSNRPDSFVAHTITGGSHLLVMQYGPLWRTMRKLVHQHFMETAVEKSHIHVQNAEAVQMLRDFCVRPDQHMLHPKRYSNSIIMSLVYGVRTPSVHTAHMTQLYEMMGCRLTMRPSSFQERWSKVMEPGNTPPVDIYSFLHYIPQKVFGNWLSRAKGVRDEMCQLYGQYLDLVDSRRKKVGSTGSFMDTVLDQNEKLGLTRHQLYFLGGVLMEGGSDTSSSIILAFIHAMTKWPQVLKKAQAEIDSVVGEDRTPVWSDYGSLPYVAATVKEAMRWRPAVPLAFPHAAAEDDWVDGHFIPKGSTVIISGWGMHHNEARFGNPSVFDPDHYKGQTALAPELANASDYTARDHYGYGTGRRICPGIHVAERNLFLAISKLIWAFSIEPGVDESGKLIEPDLHPTTGYSEGFLVCANDFPCRIMPRSERRRETIMKEYQRAQEEVFSRFENISS
- a CDS encoding uncharacterized protein (transcript_id=CADANIAT00006881); protein product: MAPSFLTNSGASEALTNANTMSGASVDEIVETEFLIAGAGPAGAALACFLTSYGLKGIMVSAAPGTANTPRAHITNMAALGLDREMLKVACDGEQHMVHTRWCHSMAGEEYARIYSWGNDPRRKGDYERASPCSPVDLPQTLLEPILVRHATWHGFTTRFDTTLLSFVRDEKQRITATVRDNLSRREYQIRTRYLFGADGARSQIVKQLDLPLAVKPGQGLAINVLVRADLSHLVAHRKGNLHWVMQPDRDHPSFGWMAIIRMVKPWDEWMFILFPTRDYDPASANPSKEEYLQRVRQLIGDETPAEILNISKWYINEIVAETYSDGNNVFCLGDAVHRHPPLNGLGSNTCIQDAFNLAWKVAYVHRGIAGAQLLSTYSAERQPVGHGIVTRANQAFRDHQQIWAALGMLGASLEERQRALQELAEPTIAGRERRQTLQKAVAHTAHEFHGLGVEMNQRYEGPGIYDADEADPFALPGRAAEDPVLYYEPNTYPGCRLPHGTALSHYSPVLEVSRGNRRRRA
- a CDS encoding uncharacterized protein (transcript_id=CADANIAT00006880), with protein sequence MTPATKPIRLVRLAHVCYTHVDLAAASRFLIDFGFQELTQTVSPSTGQRTIYYRGTTTQQPFVYCAREGPEDAFGGAAFVVESREDFDYAAETLPGPAGIVDLEAEGVPGGGLSLTFHDPVDGFPFHLVWGQRGREEEGEKQGEDGLPVLQYNFPTEKHRPGNSSQRFKPGMSSLASPGINYCIQTNLRSGPAPVHKLGHFGMCVTDFARAYEFYTTRFNFKASDLIHDEAGKDVTAFLHLDRGRELVDHHCFFIFEGPKWHVHHSSFETHDFDTQLLGHHWLREKGYTNCWGVGRHIMGSQIFDYWFDPSRFILEHYVDGDLVDETYPTHRSLASPDNLHVWGGSFLFFHVRTRYWSWC